Genomic DNA from Desulfomonilia bacterium:
GGGGTCATGTAACCCTTAGCTTTCGGGTTGGGAATGACCAGCTCTTGCCCCATTTGGAGCACAGTTCCTTCAGGCAAATTGTTCCAACGCAGGATTTCTTTAATCGTTGTTTGATATGCGACTGCGATAGCCCAGAATGATTGTCCGGATTGGACGACATGCACGATTTTGCCATTAGCATCCGGAGTCGCAATGGTGACTGGCACAATAATGCCATAGCCTCCACCACCCTCCACCGGGCCACCCGGGGAAGTGTAGGAGCCGCAAGCCTGCCCAGAAACATAAGCTGCCTGCAGCACGTAATAAGTGGAGCCATTGGAGGCCTTGGCAGTGCCAGCTCCAATATTGCAGTAATACGGCTTCACCGCAGGCAGCATGTGCGATTCATCTGACCACATAACCATGATTTCATCTATGCTGGCACCATACCCGATTGCAAAATTTTCGGTAGCCCAAACCTTGCTTCCGCCGCCATAACCCGCTGCAGCCAACCTGCCAGCTACGTCACCAATATGCCAAGAAAGCAGGTTATCAGCCATGGTCTGTGCAGTGCTTTGCGCCACGGCATTGATAATGGGATCTTCGATTAGGGTTTGCAATCCGTAAGAAACGCGTAATGTGTTCATTGCTAAAATGAGGTCTGCAGCTGTGACTTGTGAAAAGTCATAGCGCAAAGGCTCAGCCTTCTCAGCAAACGCTAAAGCCGGAGGAAATAAGGTTGAAGCCAGCAATAAAATACAGGCGATCAAACGCATTTTTATCTGTAGATTAAGCATGAGCTATATATATCACATTTTTTGCGCAAGGTTTTTATCAGCAGATCTTTGCTTTTACCCACAAAAGCAGAAAACCCTGTTAAAATAGGTCAACAGTAAAGAGCAGAAAGCGCCCGAGTGAAAAAGCTGAT
This window encodes:
- a CDS encoding LysM peptidoglycan-binding domain-containing protein yields the protein MLNLQIKMRLIACILLLASTLFPPALAFAEKAEPLRYDFSQVTAADLILAMNTLRVSYGLQTLIEDPIINAVAQSTAQTMADNLLSWHIGDVAGRLAAAGYGGGSKVWATENFAIGYGASIDEIMVMWSDESHMLPAVKPYYCNIGAGTAKASNGSTYYVLQAAYVSGQACGSYTSPGGPVEGGGGYGIIVPVTIATPDANGKIVHVVQSGQSFWAIAVAYQTTIKEILRWNNLPEGTVLQMGQELVIPNPKAKGYMTPTPFGYFTASPPDADGRIVHTVQAYQNLTMISEVYGVPVNCILELNGLTVDMPLQIGQKLVIYPGNVTPTPTPRPLTPIEMLTPAADGNYYHIVKEGQNFSWIAGYYGIPLADLLAWNNMTENYPLWPGDRLLLRVTPPATVTPTPTPVTPTPTPSPTLPSTPTPTLLPSPTSTATPETTLFGVGTGFNPLWLIPVIIILGGGGYMAFRSAHKKRPASAPSEQMPPEDSTKEGQE